A window from Theobroma cacao cultivar B97-61/B2 chromosome 3, Criollo_cocoa_genome_V2, whole genome shotgun sequence encodes these proteins:
- the LOC18605783 gene encoding flagellar attachment zone protein 1 isoform X2, which produces MDEKGISGSYLIISEEKSDSLYPMYFGVSCAFFALRLLTGPEKEDEKWSELRDKMLQGSAQLLGLLVWRIQREEANLAKCELHQKLETAEKEIEELKKRRHEDAKANEKVVGIFASQEQGWLIERKKLRQQIGALINELRVLEKKKNEEIAGLSKKFNEMELLVESKDKVIEEMEQKGKELEEKVMKFESIAEELRETAQREAQEHCTELWKHKTAFIEIVSNQRQLEAEMGRAFRQVEATKLELDSVLEQKEESVLLAQKLSIEITKIRKDLEQKDKILSAMLRKSKLDTAEKQMLLKEVKVSKAKKKQAELETERWKAVSESRHERHSLKGMFAKQASAKLDVSSGVKEVSNSGKTRSQPIDLVFEYDYSDLRTDPEVFSPLPDCHSLEANEELVTADVKRLEGWVRAEAEKYATVIEKRHHLELDAFAEQMRLKDEKLEAFRWRLLSMELESKRLQSHVEGLNQDVSQLRQENMKLEALLLEREEELDSLKEQFASQLKPLSCQKTSLLNLSLHEPALTHDSFWPKVKFIKKKSIEREQETKTSLLDRPQERHAEKEEVNPSYNDSKNIRLIVQSPDKEFEEGRDISNLGPTQKETNGSVEVDSADKSALPGQSLGKTKNTPWRMDLQALGVSYKIKRLKQQLLMVERLTGKQESGEDTEGDDNGMKGFLSLISLLNKQVSRYLSLQGKTDDLCKRMHDNDIDTSQGDCSTRKKNGDTKTLEHFLEETFQLQRYMVATGQKLMEVQSKIASGFIGVELDKSATFDMKRFADNVRSLFQEVQRGLEVRIARIIGDLEGTLACEGMTHFRR; this is translated from the exons ATGGATGAGAAGGGAATCTCTGGGTCATATCTAATTATCTCGGAAGAGAAAAGTGACAGCTTGTATCCAATGTATTTTGGTGTTTCTTGTGCTTTTTTTGCTCTCAGACTCCTCACGGGACCTGAAAAGGAAGATGAGAAATGGTCTGAATTACGAGATAAAATGCTTCAAGGAAGTGCTCAACTCTTGGGATTGCTAGTATGGAGAATCCAGAGAGAAGAAGCCAATCTAGCAAAGTGCGAGCTTCACCAGAAGCTTGAGACCGCTGAGAAAGAGATTGAGGAGTTAAAGAAAAGGAGACATGAAGATGCAAAAGCAAATGAGAAGGTTGTTGGCATCTTTGCATCTCAAGAGCAGGGGTGGttaattgaaagaaagaaacttcGGCAGCAGATTGGAGCTCTGATAAATGAATTGAGAGTccttgagaaaaagaaaaatgaagaaattgcTGGCTTGAgtaaaaaattcaatgaaaTGGAGCTCTTGGTGGAGTCTAAGGATAAGGTAATTGAAGAAATGGAGCAGAAGGGGAAGGAATTAGAAGAAAAGGTAATGAAGTTTGAAAGTATTGCTGAAGAATTGAGAGAAACTGCACAGCGTGAAGCTCAGGAGCATTGTACTGAGCTTTGGAAGCACAAAACCGCCTTTATTGAGATTGTGTCCAATCAACGGCAACTTGAAGCAGAGATGGGGCGAGCCTTTAGGCAAGTTGAAGCTACAAAGCTGGAGCTTGATTCAGTCCTAGAGCAAAAAGAGGAGTCAGTATTATTGGCACAAAAATTGTCCAtagaaattacaaaaatacgCAAGGATTTGGAGCAGAAAGACAAGATTTTGTCTGCAATGCTAAGGAAATCGAAGTTGGATACGGCAGAAAAGCAAATGCTTTTAAAGGAAGTTAAAGTATCAAAGGCAAAGAAGAAGCAAGCTGAATTAGAGACAGAAAGGTGGAAGGCAGTCTCTGAGTCCAGACATGAGAGACATTCATTGAAGGGTATGTTTGCTAAACAAGCCAGTGCAAAATTGGACGTTTCCTCTGGTGTCAAAGAGGTGTCAAACTCTGGCAAAACCAGATCACAGCCGATTGATCTTGTTTTCGAATATGACTATTCAGATTTGAGAACAGACCCAGAAGTCTTTTCTCCTCTTCCTGATTGTCACTCTCTAGAAGCGAATGAGGAATTGG TGACAGCTGATGTCAAAAGGTTGGAAGGTTGGGTTCGAGCAGAAGCAGAAAAGTATGCAACTGTAATTGAGAAGAGGCATCACTTGGAACTGGATGCTTTTGCAGAACAAATGAGACTGAAAGATGAGAAGTTAGAAGCTTTTCGTTGGAGGCTGCTGAGCATGGAACTAGAATCGAAGCGGCTGCAGTCCCATGTCGAAGGACTGAACCAGGATGTGTCACAGCTCAGACaggaaaatatgaaattggAGGCCTTGCTACtggagagagaagaagaattgGATTCCTTGAAGGAGCAGTTTGCGTCACAATTAAAGCCTCTGAGTTGTCAGAAGACTAGCCTATTAAATTTATCACTGCATGAACCAGCATTAACACATGATTCCTTCTGGCCCAAGGTCAAGTTTATCAAGAAAAAGTCAATTGAGAGGGagcaagaaacaaaaacaagtttGCTAGATAGGCCTCAAGAAAGACATGCCGAGAAAGAAGAGGTAAACCCATCTTACAACGACTCCAAGAACATCAGATTGATAGTCCAATCACCTGACAAGGAGTTTGAAGAAGGGAGAGATATTTCCAACCTAGGTCCAACTCAAAAAGAAACTAATGGTTCAGTGGAAGTCGATTCTGCTGACAAGTCAGCATTACCTGGTCAGTCGTTGGGTAAAACCAAAAATACCCCCTGGAGGATGGATCTTCAAGCTCTTGGAGTTTCTTACAAAATCAAAAGGCTGAAGCAGCAGCTTCTTATGGTTGAGAGGTTAACAGGAAAGCAAGAAAGTGGAGAGGATACGGAAGGCGATGACAATGGGATGAAAGGCTTCCTATCGTTGATATCTTTGCTAAATAAACAAGTCAGCCGCTACCTGTCCCTTCAAGGGAAGACTGATGATCTCTGTAAGCGGATG CATGACAATGATATAGACACGAGTCAAGGAGACTGCAGCACTAGGAAAAAGAACGGAGATACTAAAACACTGGAGCATTTCCTGGAGGAGACATTCCAGCTGCAGAGATACATGGTTGCAACAGGTCAAAAGTTGATGGAAGTTCAATCCAAAATAGCCTCTGGGTTCATCGGGGTGGAGCTGGACAAGTCAGCCACCTTTGACATGAAGCGTTTCGCTGATAATGTTAGATCTCTATTTCAGGAAGTTCAAAGAGGTCTTGAGGTTCGAATAGCTCGAATCATTGGAGATCTTGAAGGGACATTGGCTTGTGAGGGAATGACACATTTTAGAAggtag
- the LOC18605783 gene encoding flagellar attachment zone protein 1 isoform X1, giving the protein MDEKGISGSYLIISEEKSDSLYPMYFGVSCAFFALRLLTGPEKEDEKWSELRDKMLQGSAQLLGLLVWRIQREEANLAKCELHQKLETAEKEIEELKKRRHEDAKANEKVVGIFASQEQGWLIERKKLRQQIGALINELRVLEKKKNEEIAGLSKKFNEMELLVESKDKVIEEMEQKGKELEEKVMKFESIAEELRETAQREAQEHCTELWKHKTAFIEIVSNQRQLEAEMGRAFRQVEATKLELDSVLEQKEESVLLAQKLSIEITKIRKDLEQKDKILSAMLRKSKLDTAEKQMLLKEVKVSKAKKKQAELETERWKAVSESRHERHSLKGMFAKQASAKLDVSSGVKEVSNSGKTRSQPIDLVFEYDYSDLRTDPEVFSPLPDCHSLEANEELVVTADVKRLEGWVRAEAEKYATVIEKRHHLELDAFAEQMRLKDEKLEAFRWRLLSMELESKRLQSHVEGLNQDVSQLRQENMKLEALLLEREEELDSLKEQFASQLKPLSCQKTSLLNLSLHEPALTHDSFWPKVKFIKKKSIEREQETKTSLLDRPQERHAEKEEVNPSYNDSKNIRLIVQSPDKEFEEGRDISNLGPTQKETNGSVEVDSADKSALPGQSLGKTKNTPWRMDLQALGVSYKIKRLKQQLLMVERLTGKQESGEDTEGDDNGMKGFLSLISLLNKQVSRYLSLQGKTDDLCKRMHDNDIDTSQGDCSTRKKNGDTKTLEHFLEETFQLQRYMVATGQKLMEVQSKIASGFIGVELDKSATFDMKRFADNVRSLFQEVQRGLEVRIARIIGDLEGTLACEGMTHFRR; this is encoded by the exons ATGGATGAGAAGGGAATCTCTGGGTCATATCTAATTATCTCGGAAGAGAAAAGTGACAGCTTGTATCCAATGTATTTTGGTGTTTCTTGTGCTTTTTTTGCTCTCAGACTCCTCACGGGACCTGAAAAGGAAGATGAGAAATGGTCTGAATTACGAGATAAAATGCTTCAAGGAAGTGCTCAACTCTTGGGATTGCTAGTATGGAGAATCCAGAGAGAAGAAGCCAATCTAGCAAAGTGCGAGCTTCACCAGAAGCTTGAGACCGCTGAGAAAGAGATTGAGGAGTTAAAGAAAAGGAGACATGAAGATGCAAAAGCAAATGAGAAGGTTGTTGGCATCTTTGCATCTCAAGAGCAGGGGTGGttaattgaaagaaagaaacttcGGCAGCAGATTGGAGCTCTGATAAATGAATTGAGAGTccttgagaaaaagaaaaatgaagaaattgcTGGCTTGAgtaaaaaattcaatgaaaTGGAGCTCTTGGTGGAGTCTAAGGATAAGGTAATTGAAGAAATGGAGCAGAAGGGGAAGGAATTAGAAGAAAAGGTAATGAAGTTTGAAAGTATTGCTGAAGAATTGAGAGAAACTGCACAGCGTGAAGCTCAGGAGCATTGTACTGAGCTTTGGAAGCACAAAACCGCCTTTATTGAGATTGTGTCCAATCAACGGCAACTTGAAGCAGAGATGGGGCGAGCCTTTAGGCAAGTTGAAGCTACAAAGCTGGAGCTTGATTCAGTCCTAGAGCAAAAAGAGGAGTCAGTATTATTGGCACAAAAATTGTCCAtagaaattacaaaaatacgCAAGGATTTGGAGCAGAAAGACAAGATTTTGTCTGCAATGCTAAGGAAATCGAAGTTGGATACGGCAGAAAAGCAAATGCTTTTAAAGGAAGTTAAAGTATCAAAGGCAAAGAAGAAGCAAGCTGAATTAGAGACAGAAAGGTGGAAGGCAGTCTCTGAGTCCAGACATGAGAGACATTCATTGAAGGGTATGTTTGCTAAACAAGCCAGTGCAAAATTGGACGTTTCCTCTGGTGTCAAAGAGGTGTCAAACTCTGGCAAAACCAGATCACAGCCGATTGATCTTGTTTTCGAATATGACTATTCAGATTTGAGAACAGACCCAGAAGTCTTTTCTCCTCTTCCTGATTGTCACTCTCTAGAAGCGAATGAGGAATTGG TAGTGACAGCTGATGTCAAAAGGTTGGAAGGTTGGGTTCGAGCAGAAGCAGAAAAGTATGCAACTGTAATTGAGAAGAGGCATCACTTGGAACTGGATGCTTTTGCAGAACAAATGAGACTGAAAGATGAGAAGTTAGAAGCTTTTCGTTGGAGGCTGCTGAGCATGGAACTAGAATCGAAGCGGCTGCAGTCCCATGTCGAAGGACTGAACCAGGATGTGTCACAGCTCAGACaggaaaatatgaaattggAGGCCTTGCTACtggagagagaagaagaattgGATTCCTTGAAGGAGCAGTTTGCGTCACAATTAAAGCCTCTGAGTTGTCAGAAGACTAGCCTATTAAATTTATCACTGCATGAACCAGCATTAACACATGATTCCTTCTGGCCCAAGGTCAAGTTTATCAAGAAAAAGTCAATTGAGAGGGagcaagaaacaaaaacaagtttGCTAGATAGGCCTCAAGAAAGACATGCCGAGAAAGAAGAGGTAAACCCATCTTACAACGACTCCAAGAACATCAGATTGATAGTCCAATCACCTGACAAGGAGTTTGAAGAAGGGAGAGATATTTCCAACCTAGGTCCAACTCAAAAAGAAACTAATGGTTCAGTGGAAGTCGATTCTGCTGACAAGTCAGCATTACCTGGTCAGTCGTTGGGTAAAACCAAAAATACCCCCTGGAGGATGGATCTTCAAGCTCTTGGAGTTTCTTACAAAATCAAAAGGCTGAAGCAGCAGCTTCTTATGGTTGAGAGGTTAACAGGAAAGCAAGAAAGTGGAGAGGATACGGAAGGCGATGACAATGGGATGAAAGGCTTCCTATCGTTGATATCTTTGCTAAATAAACAAGTCAGCCGCTACCTGTCCCTTCAAGGGAAGACTGATGATCTCTGTAAGCGGATG CATGACAATGATATAGACACGAGTCAAGGAGACTGCAGCACTAGGAAAAAGAACGGAGATACTAAAACACTGGAGCATTTCCTGGAGGAGACATTCCAGCTGCAGAGATACATGGTTGCAACAGGTCAAAAGTTGATGGAAGTTCAATCCAAAATAGCCTCTGGGTTCATCGGGGTGGAGCTGGACAAGTCAGCCACCTTTGACATGAAGCGTTTCGCTGATAATGTTAGATCTCTATTTCAGGAAGTTCAAAGAGGTCTTGAGGTTCGAATAGCTCGAATCATTGGAGATCTTGAAGGGACATTGGCTTGTGAGGGAATGACACATTTTAGAAggtag